The following proteins are encoded in a genomic region of Arachis ipaensis cultivar K30076 chromosome B02, Araip1.1, whole genome shotgun sequence:
- the LOC107627622 gene encoding TMV resistance protein N-like, translating to MSYQNQEYDAYISSGLNFLDPFFSDLYAALRYVGLHVLADQAVVKTNELLLSGAIERCRVSIIVFTIDYAKSALCLQELVKIMECHRSSKDQKVVPVFYCLDPSQVCNLSGYFGQILSDTLQGTDENMMLSFATALRQVASISPRFLPDIGNKIKVMNDIVGHVTSLIDSAKLFIAKHPVGVDSRVQDLIQLLNNQNEDGVLIMAIWGMAGIGKTTIAKALYNQISHNFEVKKFVPNIKDRIMKNSARTSSLEEELLLFFQERVTTKTHNADSTRDKWWGLPHIKVLLILDNVRSERELEVLPVTRECFGPGSIIIITTRTKHDRLHEIGVNHIYRVKEMDYNECVELFSWSAFNKATPERSYSGLINYAIEYSDGLPLALVCVGSAVSEKSIQEWENVLDSFKRFPFQDVWQVLEHNKERKKIQRPYDVFLSFRGKETRSKFISHLYASLENAGIYVFKDENGLARGETLSISLLKSIEESKASIIILSPNYAFSRWCLQELEHIMLCCKNKTQKVLPVFYHIDPSEVRNQTGKFGQAFDNLMKRYPDKIKGKEQSWRKALREVGCIAGFVIRKSRNESEDIKNIVEHITHMLDMKELFVANHPVGVESRVEEVIELLKDQQQENPLLLGIWGMGGSGKTTISKAIYNKLFREFEGRCFLLNIREVWDQDNGILYLQQQLLSSIFKTTKIKVENIESGKSILEKRLGQKKILLVLDDVDKLEQLNSLAASRKWFCPGSIIIITTRDEHLLSCLRIDKLYSMKELNDKESIELFSWHAFKEPCPKEEFASLANPPEYTTANFYLGNLVAIDFKYSKLNLVWKKGQV from the exons ATGTCTTACCAAAACCAAGAATATGATGCGTACATTAGTTCTGGATTGAACTTCCTTGATCCTTTTTTTTCAGATCTCTATGCTGCACTCAGATATGTTGGACTGCATGTTTTAGCAGACCAAGCCGTGGTCAAGACTAATGAACTTTTATTATCTGGCGCAATCGAACGATGCAGAGTTTCTATCATAGTTTTCACAATAGATTATGCTAAATCAGCCCTGTGTTTGCAAGAGCTGGTGAAAATAATGGAGTGTCATCGGAGCAGCAAAGATCAGAAGGTTGTGCCCGTGTTCTATTGCTTAGATCCCTCCCAAGTATGCAATCTGAGCGGTTATTTTGGGCAGATTTTGTCTGATACTCTGCAAGGAACGGATGAAAACATGATGTTGAGTTTTGCGACCGCGCTTCGACAAGTTGCTTCCATTTCACCCAGGTTTCTTCCGGATATAGG gaataaaataaaagttaTGAACGATATAGTTGGACATGTTACATCCTTGATAGATTCAGCGAAATTATTCATTGCAAAGCATCCGGTGGGAGTAGACTCTCGTGTGCAAGATTTGATTCAACTCTTAAACAATCAGAATGAAGATGGTGTTCTGATAATGGCGATATGGGGAATGGCGGGAATAGGTAAAACAACTATCGCTAAAGCCCTCTACAACCAAATTAGCCACAACTTTGAGGTGAAGAAATTTGTCCCAAACATCAAGGATAGAATAATGAAAAATTCAGCAAGAACGTCTAGTTTAGAAGAGGAGCTTCTATTATTTTTCCAAGAACGAGTTACAACAAAAACGCATAACGCTGACTCAACAAGAGATAAATGGTGGGGACTTCCTCACATAAAGGTACTTCTTATACTTGACAATGTAAGAAGTGAAAGAGAACTGGAGGTTTTGCCAGTAACTCGTGAATGCTTTGGTCCTGGGAGTATAATAATCATCACGACAAGAACTAAACATGATCGACTTCATGAGATTGGAGTTAATCATATATATAGAGTGAAAGAAATGGACTACAACGAATGTGTTGAGCTTTTTAGTTGGAGCGCATTCAACAAAGCCACTCCTGAAAGAAGTTATTCTGGTCTTATTAATTATGCAATTGAATATTCTGATGGACTGCCACTGGCTCTTGTGTGTGTTGGCTCTGCTGTATCTGAAAAAAGTATACAAGAGTGGGAGAATGTATTGGACAGCTTCAAAAGATTCCCCTTTCAAGATGTATGGCAGGTTTTGGAAcataacaaagaaagaaaaaaaatt CAAAGGCCATATGATGTATTCTTGAGCTTTCGAGGCAAAGAAACTCGCTCAAAGTTCATCTCACATCTTTATGCATCTCTTGAAAATGCTGGTATCTATGTTTTCAAGGATGAAAACGGGCTAGCAAGAGGGGAAACTCTCTCAATCTCGCTTCTGAAATCAATTGAAGAGTCTAAAGCTTCTATCATTATTTTGTCACCAAATTATGCATTTTCAAGATGGTGCTTGCAAGAGTTGGAACACATCATGCTCTGTTGTAAAAACAAAACTCAAAAGGTGCTGCCAGTATTCTACCATATAGATCCCTCGGAAGTGCGAAATCAAACTGGTAAGTTTGGACAAGCTTTTGATAACCTTATGAAAAGATATCCGGATAAAATAAAAGGCAAGGAGCAGAGTTGGAGGAAAGCACTCCGTGAAGTCGGGTGCATTGCAGGGTTTGTCATCCGAAAATCCAg GAATGAAAGTGAGGATATTAAGAACATTGTTGAACATATTACTCATATGCTGGACATGAAGGAACTGTTTGTTGCTAATCATCCGGTAGGAGTTGAATCTCGTGTTGAAGAGGTGATTGAACTGTTAAAAGACCAGCAGCAAGAAAATCCTCTACTACTTGGTATATGGGGCATGGGAGGGAGTGGTAAAACAACCATTAGCAAAGCGATTTATAATAAACTTTTCCGCGAGTTTGAAGGTCGGTGCTTCCTCCTAAATATAAGAGAAGTTTGGGATCAAGATAATGGAATTCTTTATTTACAACAGCaacttctttcttctatcttcaAGACAACGAAAATAAAGGTAGAAAACATTGAATCTGGAAAGTCAATATTGGAAAAAAGACTTGGCCAGAAAAAGATTCTTCTTGTACTTGATGATGTGGACAAATTGGAGCAGCTAAATTCTTTAGCTGCAAGCCGTAAATGGTTCTGTCCCGGTAGCATAATAATCATCACAACAAGAGACGAGCATCTTCTAAGTTGTCTTAGAATTGACAAGTTATATAGTATGAAAGAGTTAAATGACAAAGAATCCATTGAACTTTTTAGCTGGCATGCATTCAAAGAACCATGTCCAAAAGAAGAGTTTGCTTCACTTGCTAATCCTCCAGAATATACAACTGCAAACTTTTATCTGGGAAATTTAGTTGCCATTGACTTCAAATATAGCAAACTCAACCTAGTATGGAAGAAGGGTCAGGTATAA